The stretch of DNA TACTGGACGCCCGCGCCCGACCCGCGCACCGGTGAGCGGGAGCGCGCCTACGACCCGATCGCCGAGTACGGCGAGGGGACGCCGTTCGGCCTGGTGGGCCTGGGGGCGTCCGCGGAGCGCGCCGCGGCGGTGCTGGTGGACCCCGCCGACGCTGCGGCGGACGGCATCGACCTCGCCCTGCAGCGCGTGGTGGGCCGCCCGCAGAAGGGCGTCCGCGCCCCCGCCGACGACCTGCTGCCCCGGGTCAAGGGCCGGATCTCGGGGCTGTTCCGCGGGGAGACCATCGAGTTCGAGTACCGGGAGTGGCTGATCAAGTCCGGCACCCCGGTCACCGTCCGGGGCCGCGTCCAGGTTCGCGACGGCCGCCCGTTCCTCACCGCCCCGCCCGACGACAAGCTCCGCATCACCCGCGCCGCAGAGGCCCCCGCGCAGGAGGCGGCCCGCAGCGGCCGCCGCGCCCTCCTCCTCGGCGGCGGCACCCTGGCCTCGGCCGGCGTGGGCCTTCTCATGGTCCTCGGCGCGGTCTGAGCCGCCCCGCGGTCCTGAGAGCCCGCGGTCCTGAGAGGAAGCGCACTGGTATCGGGAGTGCGCCCTGCAGGTGGGAAGACGAGAGGGGTTCTCTTCCTGGCCGCCCGTACTTTTCAATGGGGGCGGCCACCACAGGTGCCGTCCGCCGGGAGGGCCGCTCGGCGCAGAAGCGCGGTCCGCGCGGTCTTGATCTGTCAGGGTGACGGGGAGACCGGAGTCAGCGATGCGTTCCGTTCGGAATTCCCCTCGTCGTCCTTCTCGCCTTCGTGAAGCCTGCGGCGTGCTTTTTCTGCGGAGTCCGGATCGCCGCTCCTGATCATGCCGACAAACGAGGGGAGAGTGCCCGGCTGTCGGGCCGGTGGAGAGAGGAAGTTCCTCTTCGCCGTGTCGTACGCCTCGGTGACCCGCCGGTCAGGGAGGGAATCGATCAGGCGATGCAGGTCTTCGCGGCTTTTCCGGGGAAGCTCTTCTTTTCCGTTCTTCACTCGTGCTCCCTGGTGCGCTCTTCTAGAGGGCGGCATATTCGGACGGCGCCGTCCGAGCCCGGGCTTCCAGGGAGGACCGTGCCCATGGGGGTTCCAGGGGGAAGAGCGGATGCGGGGATGGAACCGGGCGAGCCCGCCGGAATCCATGTCCCTTCCTTCGCGAGAGGGAGCGGCAGGAGAGCGTACAACTGCTGTGCTCTGCCCGGGACTTCTCGGATCCGGCCCTTCACTCGGCATCATCCTCGATGAGCTCCATGCCGTCGGCCCTGGCGGGGATGTCGAAGGAGAGGAAGGGAAAGGCGGTCCCTCCCATTCTTCGAGTTCGGGAAGCCACTCCCCTCCTTGGCGGGCGCTGGGAATGCGTGGACCCGAGAAAGACCCCGGGCACGGGGGCGGGATGCGGAAGTGATCGGGACCGCCGTCTTATCGCAGCCTCTTCTCCTGATATAGACGACCGTGGAGTCCGGAAGGCAGAGAGGCAGGCAGGTCATGGTGGACAGCGCAGACGGAAGAGAGGCCTGCGAGCGGATCGGCGGCTACACGCTGACCGAGCGGCTCGGAGGTGGCGGGTTCGGCGAGGTCTACCTGGGAGAATCCGGGGACGGGCGGCGCGTCGCGGTCAAGTTCCTCCATGCCGCCTGGGCCGATGACGCGGACATGCGGCGCCGGTTCGCCGCCGAGGTGGAGCAGGCCCGCAGGGTGAGCGGGTTCTGCATCGCGCCGATCGTTGACGCCGACCTGGAATCGCCGCGCCCCTGGATCGCCTCCGAGTACATCGACGGGCCCACGCTCGCCGCGGCCGTCGCTGCGGACGGCCCGCGCGGCGGGGCCGACCTGCACCGGCTGGCGGTGTCCACGGCCACCGCGCTGGCCGCGATCCACGGCGCCGGGGTGGTCCACCGCGACCTCAAGCCGGAGAACATCCTGCTGGCCGCGGACGGCCCCCGGGTGATCGACTTCGGCATCGCGCGCGCGGTGGAGGCGACCTCGGTCACCGCCAGCGGGGTGGTGGGCACCGTCGGCTACATGGCGCCCGAGCAGCTGGAGGGGGAGCGCCTGACCCCGGCGGTGGACGTCTTCGCCTGGGGCGCGGTGATGGTGTTCGCCGCGACCGGTAGGGATGCTTTCGCCGCGCCGAGCCAGGCGGCCCGGATCGCCCGGGTCCTCTCCGGGGAGCCCGATACCGCGGGGATCGGAGACCCGCTGCTGTCCGTCATCCGCTCCTGCCTGGAGAAGGACCCGGCCCGCAGGCCGACCGCCCGGGCCCTCATCGACCTGCTGCTGGGCATCCCCGCCGAGGCGATGGCGCCGGCGGGAAGGCCGGCCCCGGTCGGCCTCGAAGCGACCCGGGCGCCGGACGGCCCCGACGGCGTCCTCGCAGCTGAGCGCACCCTCCGAACCGGGGACGCTCCTCCGGGGAGGACCGAGGAGCGCCGCTCTGCGACGCTTCCCTTCACCCGGGCGGCCGGTCCTGGGAATGCGGGCGGGCCGTCCGTCGAGGCGGAAGTGGCTCCGGCCACGGGGCTCCCGGGCCGGCCGCAGGGCAGCGGCGGCCTTCCCGGCCCCGGCGGGGCCGCCCCCTACCTGTTCGCGGGCGGCGGGTTCACCGACCCGGGCAGGCTGGCCGAGGCCATGCAGAACGACTGGCCCGGCGCGGCGCGGGTGTTCGGCGACGCCCGGCAGCGGGCCGCGCTCGAAGCCTGGATCGCGGAATGCGCCGACGGTACGCGCCTCGACCGGTCCCTCTTCCACGCCCCTCCCGGCGATCCGGACGCGGCCGTCGCCCGGTTCGTCGCCGGCCTCCGGCCCGACCTCCCGCCGGTGTTCCGCGGGCGCCTCGCCACCCTCGACGCCCTCAAGCGGGAGTTCTCCGACGTCCAAGGGCTGATCAACGGGGCAGCGCAGGCGGACGAGCTGCGCCTGCTCGCGCGCGCCGAGGTGATGCACGCGCTCGCCTCGCACAGCGGGCCGGACGCGGAGCAGCGGCGGGGCCTGGCCCGGGACCTGGAGCGGGCGGAGAGGGCCGCCGCTGACTTCCAGGACCGGTTGCGGCAGGTCCTCGGGGCCACCGGGCTCGGCGAGGTCGACTCGGCGCTGGTCCTCGCCTACCTCCTGCACCCGGAGGCGCAGGCCGAGTCCGGGACGCGGCTGGACACGGCGGGGACGGAGGTCGGCGCTCTGCTGCGGACCCCGCTGCAGCGGGCCCAGGGGCCCGAGCGGGCCGGCGTGCGTGCGGTCCTGGAGCGGGCGGCGGGACCCATCGCAGCCAAGGCTCGGGAGGTCGCGGAGCGGCGGGAGGCGCTCGGCCGGGCCGAGGCCGAGCTGGAAGAGGCCCTGGGACGGTGGCAGCGGGAGGGGCGGCTGTACACCGCCTACGTATGGCTGTGGGAGGTCCCCAAGATGGTGCTGCTGCCCCCGGCCGTGGTCATCGCCTACTTCGCCGGAACGTGGGTGAGCGGCGAGTACGCGGTCGGAGGGGGGCGCGGCGGTGGTCGCGGTCCTCTGGCTGGGGGCGCGCCTCGCCGGGCTCTTCACCAGGCTCGCGATGGGCCCCAAGGAGGGCCACCCCTCGGCGGTCGAGGCCGCCCAGGCCCGGTTTCGGGCGGCCGAGGAGCGGGTCGCGCAGGCGCGCGCCGAGGCGGCCGGGATCGATGCCGAACTGGACCGGATGCGCGGGGCGGCCACCGGGTGAACGGGGTGACCGGGGGAACGGGGGTGCGCTCCGGGCCGGGCGGCCGCGGGCGGTATCGCGGGCCCCTCTAGGCTTGCGCCATGAGTCGCGCACTGGTGATCAAGGTCACGGCAGGGGAAGACGCGCCGGAGCGGTGCAACCAGGGGTTCACGGTGGCCGCGGCGGCGGTCGCCTCGGGGGTTCCGGTGTCGCTCTGGCTGACCGGGGAGGCCTCGTGGTTCGCGGTCCCCGGGCGGGCGGAGAAGTTCTCGCTGCCGCACGCCGCCCCCCTGGCCGACCTGCTGGAGAGCGTGCTGCTGGCGGGCCGGGTCACCGTCTGCACCCAGTGCGCCGCCCGCCGCGGCCTGGAGCAGTCCGACCTGCTCAAGGGGGTGCGCATCGCCGGCGCCCCTACCTTCGTCGAGGAGGCCGTCGCCGACGGCGCGCAGGCCCTCGTCTACTGAGGCCTGCCCTCCCTGGCGTCCGGGGTGCCGTCCGTGTTCCTCACCTGGCGGCGAGCAGCCCGGTGGTCAGCCGGTGCAGCCGGTCGGCCGCCTCCGGGTCGAAGTCGTCGCCGGTGAGCGCCAGCGGCTTTCCCTTCCGGAAGGCCGAGACCGGCGCGTCCGGCGGGGCGTCGATGAGGGCGGCCATCGGCACGATCGCCCGCTCCACCCGCTGGGCCAGGAAGAAGGCCAGGGTCTTGGTGATCGTGCGCTGGGGCTGCGGCAGCGGGTCGGCCATGGCGGTCCGGACGAACAGCGGGTTGTACAGCACGTAGCGGATCCGGGTGCCGGGGTGGCGCCGGGGGAAGTCGACGCCGAGCAGGTCGAGGCAGCGCGAGGCCTGCATCGCCGCCCGCATCCCGGTGTAGCCCTCGCGCAGGTGCGGGTCGTCCCAGTCGATCCGGCCGGGCATCCCGCCGGAGCCGGCCACGTTGAACACGACTGGGGACTCGGCCCGGTCGAGCACCCCGGCCAGCTCGTGCCCGAGCACGAAGCGGCTGAGGTAGGAGAGCGCGAAGGTGTACTCGAACCCGTCGGGCGTCTCCTCCCGCCGGGGGCGGAACCGCTGGGTGCCGAAGACGAGCCCGTCGAGGCGGTCGACGGTGGACTCGACCTCGGCGGCCACCGAGCGCATCCCGTCCAGGGTGCTCAGGTCGGCGCGGAGGAACCGGGCCCGGTCGGCCGCGCCGAGCCGCTCGGCTTCGGCCAGGAAGGCGTCGCCCTTGCCCTGGCCGCTCGCGACGGCGACCACCCGGTCGCCGCGGGCCAGGAAGTGCAGGCCGAGCCCCCTGCCGATTCCGTCGGTGCCGCCGGTGATCACGTAGGTCCGCATGGCGCGCCGCCTCCCCGAGAACAAGTCATCGATCGATGACGAAACTAGTGCGGCCGGCCGGCTAAGTCAACGAATGATGACTTATGCTGACTTCATGGCTGAGACCAGACGCAGGGACAAGGCGGCCACCAGGGCCGCGCTGCTGGAGGCGGCGCGCCGGCGCTTCGCCGAGCACGGCTACGACGGCACCGGGGTCCGCGACATCGCCGCCGACGCCGGCGTCGACGCGACGCTGATCTTCCGCTACTTCGGCTCCAAGCGGGAGCTGTTCGCCGAGGCGGTGCACATCGAGATACCCCAGGGCCTGGGCCGCGACCCGCGGCGCGGCCTGGCCTCGCTCACCGACGAGCTGCTCGGCCGGGTGGTCTTCACCGACCACGGCGGGCCGGAGAGCGAGCACCCGCTGCTGGTCATGCTCCGCTCCACCGGCCGCCCCGAGGTCCGCTCCCGGCTGCGCGATCAACTCTGCGCCGACTACCTCGCCGACTTCTCCGAGCGCTTCGGCGCCGACGACGCCCGGCTCCGCTCCGAACTCGTGGGCGCGCTGCTGGTCGGGATCGGCCTGATGCGCTCGGTGGTCGGCTCCCCGGCGCTCTCCGAGGCATCCTTCGACC from Nocardiopsis composta encodes:
- a CDS encoding DsrE family protein → MSRALVIKVTAGEDAPERCNQGFTVAAAAVASGVPVSLWLTGEASWFAVPGRAEKFSLPHAAPLADLLESVLLAGRVTVCTQCAARRGLEQSDLLKGVRIAGAPTFVEEAVADGAQALVY
- a CDS encoding TetR/AcrR family transcriptional regulator, producing the protein MAETRRRDKAATRAALLEAARRRFAEHGYDGTGVRDIAADAGVDATLIFRYFGSKRELFAEAVHIEIPQGLGRDPRRGLASLTDELLGRVVFTDHGGPESEHPLLVMLRSTGRPEVRSRLRDQLCADYLADFSERFGADDARLRSELVGALLVGIGLMRSVVGSPALSEASFDQTRGLVAAMVTALQDDAPGERGAPPGRADGGPAPG
- a CDS encoding serine/threonine-protein kinase, translated to MVDSADGREACERIGGYTLTERLGGGGFGEVYLGESGDGRRVAVKFLHAAWADDADMRRRFAAEVEQARRVSGFCIAPIVDADLESPRPWIASEYIDGPTLAAAVAADGPRGGADLHRLAVSTATALAAIHGAGVVHRDLKPENILLAADGPRVIDFGIARAVEATSVTASGVVGTVGYMAPEQLEGERLTPAVDVFAWGAVMVFAATGRDAFAAPSQAARIARVLSGEPDTAGIGDPLLSVIRSCLEKDPARRPTARALIDLLLGIPAEAMAPAGRPAPVGLEATRAPDGPDGVLAAERTLRTGDAPPGRTEERRSATLPFTRAAGPGNAGGPSVEAEVAPATGLPGRPQGSGGLPGPGGAAPYLFAGGGFTDPGRLAEAMQNDWPGAARVFGDARQRAALEAWIAECADGTRLDRSLFHAPPGDPDAAVARFVAGLRPDLPPVFRGRLATLDALKREFSDVQGLINGAAQADELRLLARAEVMHALASHSGPDAEQRRGLARDLERAERAAADFQDRLRQVLGATGLGEVDSALVLAYLLHPEAQAESGTRLDTAGTEVGALLRTPLQRAQGPERAGVRAVLERAAGPIAAKAREVAERREALGRAEAELEEALGRWQREGRLYTAYVWLWEVPKMVLLPPAVVIAYFAGTWVSGEYAVGGGRGGGRGPLAGGAPRRALHQARDGPQGGPPLGGRGRPGPVSGGRGAGRAGARRGGRDRCRTGPDARGGHRVNGVTGGTGVRSGPGGRGRYRGPL
- a CDS encoding SDR family NAD(P)-dependent oxidoreductase; this translates as MRTYVITGGTDGIGRGLGLHFLARGDRVVAVASGQGKGDAFLAEAERLGAADRARFLRADLSTLDGMRSVAAEVESTVDRLDGLVFGTQRFRPRREETPDGFEYTFALSYLSRFVLGHELAGVLDRAESPVVFNVAGSGGMPGRIDWDDPHLREGYTGMRAAMQASRCLDLLGVDFPRRHPGTRIRYVLYNPLFVRTAMADPLPQPQRTITKTLAFFLAQRVERAIVPMAALIDAPPDAPVSAFRKGKPLALTGDDFDPEAADRLHRLTTGLLAAR
- a CDS encoding GIDE domain-containing protein, whose amino-acid sequence is MLVIGAVLIVVAAVLAVPAVIALLRYTAHRDFERLRPRALAARDGEDVEVTGIAVAGPAGEEESRLARIPCVWHCHEVLRHYWTPAPDPRTGERERAYDPIAEYGEGTPFGLVGLGASAERAAAVLVDPADAAADGIDLALQRVVGRPQKGVRAPADDLLPRVKGRISGLFRGETIEFEYREWLIKSGTPVTVRGRVQVRDGRPFLTAPPDDKLRITRAAEAPAQEAARSGRRALLLGGGTLASAGVGLLMVLGAV